A window of Candidatus Palauibacter soopunensis contains these coding sequences:
- a CDS encoding acyl-CoA dehydrogenase family protein, protein METGRVFTSSEYGYEAIREGVRSLCERFPGEYWRDRDRESAYPTAFIEALTEAGYLAALIPEEYGGAGLDLKAACVILEMIQRTGCNGAACHAQMYIMGTLLRHGSEAQKRRYLPRIAAGELRLQAFGVSEPTCGTDTTRIATTAERDGDAYVIHGQKTWISRSEHSDLMLLLARTTPREESAKPTAGMSVFLVDLRDEVGESVTIRPIETMINHSTTEVFFDGLRVPAANLIGEEGKGFRYILDGLNAERVLIAAECVGDARFFVEHAAEYAKGREVFGRPIGQNQGIQFPIAEAHMKTEAAALMVERAASLFDDGAPCGAEANMAKYLASDASWAAADMCMQTYGGFAFSTEYDIERKFRETRLYQIAPISTNLILSHVATHVLGLPKSF, encoded by the coding sequence ATGGAAACCGGCCGCGTGTTCACGAGTTCCGAATACGGCTACGAGGCGATCCGCGAGGGCGTTCGCAGCCTGTGCGAGCGCTTTCCGGGCGAGTACTGGCGCGACCGGGACCGCGAGAGCGCGTACCCGACCGCGTTCATCGAGGCGCTGACCGAGGCGGGGTACCTCGCGGCGCTCATCCCCGAGGAGTACGGGGGCGCCGGACTCGACCTCAAGGCGGCGTGCGTCATCCTCGAGATGATCCAGCGCACCGGGTGCAACGGGGCCGCCTGTCACGCCCAGATGTACATCATGGGCACGCTGCTCAGGCACGGCAGCGAGGCGCAGAAGCGGCGGTACCTGCCCCGAATCGCGGCGGGAGAGTTGCGTCTGCAGGCCTTCGGAGTGAGCGAGCCGACCTGCGGCACGGACACGACCCGGATCGCGACGACGGCCGAGCGTGACGGCGACGCGTACGTGATCCACGGACAGAAGACCTGGATCTCCCGCTCCGAACACTCCGATCTCATGCTCCTGCTCGCGCGCACGACGCCTCGCGAGGAGAGCGCGAAACCCACGGCGGGGATGTCCGTGTTCCTGGTCGACCTGCGGGACGAAGTCGGGGAGTCCGTCACGATCCGGCCCATCGAGACGATGATCAACCACTCCACCACCGAGGTGTTCTTCGACGGACTGCGCGTACCGGCGGCGAACCTCATCGGCGAGGAGGGGAAGGGGTTCCGCTACATCCTCGATGGGCTGAACGCCGAGCGCGTGCTCATCGCGGCCGAGTGCGTCGGTGACGCGCGGTTCTTCGTGGAGCACGCGGCGGAGTACGCGAAGGGCCGCGAGGTGTTCGGGCGCCCCATCGGGCAGAACCAGGGGATCCAGTTTCCCATCGCCGAAGCCCACATGAAGACGGAGGCGGCGGCGCTCATGGTCGAGCGGGCGGCGTCGCTGTTCGACGACGGCGCGCCGTGCGGAGCCGAGGCGAACATGGCCAAGTACCTCGCATCGGACGCCTCCTGGGCCGCGGCCGACATGTGCATGCAGACATACGGGGGCTTCGCCTTCTCCACTGAGTACGACATCGAACGCAAGTTTCGCGAGACCCGGCTGTACCAGATCGCGCCGATCTCCACGAATCTGATCCTGTCCCACGTGGCGACCCACGTCCTGGGTCTCCCGAAGTCCTTCTGA
- a CDS encoding MaoC family dehydratase N-terminal domain-containing protein: MKGETQGVGRTEEVVDRASAALASAMLATLDRDPSALAEGDPLPPLFHWMYCRELAPGSQLDVDGHQKRGDFLPALPFSRRMWAGGRLKFDGTVRVGDGLRRRSTVVSVTPKTGRSGPLVLVTVEHRISGNDGEIVEEQDLVFLERPTEPLVLPDVSAPKEEMEWSESVTPNAAMLFRFSALTFNAHRIHYDRDYARDTEMYPDLVVHGPLTALLLADLAVRRSGRPLRTLTFRARRPMFVDRTIALEGKRDGDSADLRALDETGALAMSARAGLA, encoded by the coding sequence ATGAAGGGCGAAACGCAGGGCGTCGGACGTACGGAGGAGGTCGTGGATCGGGCCTCCGCCGCGCTCGCGAGCGCCATGCTGGCCACGCTGGACCGGGACCCGTCGGCGCTGGCGGAGGGAGACCCGCTCCCACCGCTGTTCCACTGGATGTACTGCCGGGAACTGGCTCCGGGCAGCCAGCTCGACGTCGACGGCCACCAGAAACGCGGCGACTTCCTGCCGGCGCTGCCGTTCTCGCGCCGCATGTGGGCGGGCGGACGCCTGAAATTCGACGGGACCGTGCGAGTGGGCGACGGGCTCCGCCGTCGCTCGACGGTCGTGTCGGTCACGCCCAAGACGGGTCGAAGCGGTCCTCTCGTCCTGGTCACGGTCGAGCACCGGATCTCCGGCAACGATGGGGAGATCGTCGAGGAACAGGACCTGGTCTTCCTCGAACGGCCCACCGAACCGCTCGTGCTGCCCGACGTTTCAGCCCCGAAGGAGGAGATGGAGTGGTCGGAGTCGGTCACGCCGAACGCCGCCATGCTGTTCCGGTTTTCGGCGCTCACCTTCAACGCGCACCGCATCCACTACGACCGGGACTACGCGCGCGACACCGAGATGTACCCGGATCTCGTCGTGCACGGCCCGCTCACGGCGCTGCTCCTCGCGGATCTCGCGGTCCGGCGCTCCGGGCGGCCGCTGCGAACGCTGACCTTCCGGGCCCGCCGGCCGATGTTCGTCGACCGGACGATCGCCCTCGAGGGAAAACGGGACGGGGACAGCGCGGATCTCAGGGCGCTCGACGAAACGGGCGCCCTTGCGATGTCCGCCCGGGCCGGACTGGCCTGA
- a CDS encoding aminotransferase class V-fold PLP-dependent enzyme: MAKHDIPAQPGSATPAQPGSASPAAAAGVAEAALPLDDRIDELRGQFPILSRKTYLNSNSLGALSLHSVEERRRFEELWHEMGAAAWYEIWVAKLEEVRAQFGDTIEADADTIALMSSVSAAVSVVWGAIASSVRGTGRDKVVLTELDFPTVGHHFLSQRANGLEVEIVPSPDGIHVPLESIRAAVDERTALLATSHVFFTSGNTQDAAELTRIAHDAGAFILLDVYQSNGQLAIDVGALGVDFLVGGALKWLCGGPGMAYLHVNPSVSLDPVTLSWFGVENQFLFDIRDATPRADARRFELGTPAAGVAYTAAGGLSVVLEYGIPAIQHRNRLLANDLRERLTDLGYRLHQAADPAARSALVLVEHDGDAAAAVRHLASRDVVVDHRGPLVRFSPHFYNTLEDNERAVAALAEI, translated from the coding sequence ATGGCGAAACACGATATTCCGGCCCAGCCCGGATCGGCCACCCCGGCCCAGCCGGGATCGGCCAGCCCGGCCGCGGCGGCCGGAGTCGCCGAGGCGGCGCTGCCGCTCGACGATCGCATCGACGAGTTGAGGGGCCAGTTTCCGATTCTCTCCCGCAAGACATACCTCAACTCCAACTCCCTCGGCGCGCTCTCCCTCCACTCCGTGGAGGAGCGCCGGCGCTTCGAGGAGCTGTGGCACGAGATGGGCGCGGCCGCCTGGTATGAGATCTGGGTCGCCAAGCTCGAAGAAGTCCGGGCTCAATTCGGGGACACGATCGAGGCCGACGCCGACACGATCGCGCTGATGTCGAGCGTTTCCGCGGCCGTCTCCGTCGTCTGGGGCGCCATCGCATCGAGCGTGCGGGGCACCGGCCGCGACAAGGTCGTGCTTACCGAACTCGACTTCCCGACGGTCGGCCACCACTTCCTGTCGCAGCGGGCGAACGGTCTCGAGGTGGAGATCGTGCCGAGTCCCGACGGGATCCACGTCCCGCTCGAGTCGATCCGCGCCGCCGTGGACGAGCGCACCGCGCTGCTCGCGACCTCGCACGTCTTCTTCACGAGCGGCAACACCCAGGACGCGGCGGAACTCACCCGAATCGCCCACGATGCCGGTGCGTTCATTTTGCTGGACGTATATCAGTCAAATGGACAACTGGCGATCGACGTCGGGGCGCTGGGGGTGGACTTCCTCGTCGGCGGGGCGCTCAAGTGGCTGTGCGGTGGTCCGGGGATGGCATATCTCCATGTGAACCCCTCCGTTAGCCTCGATCCGGTCACGCTCTCATGGTTCGGTGTTGAAAACCAGTTCCTTTTCGACATTCGCGATGCGACGCCCCGAGCCGACGCCAGGCGCTTCGAGCTGGGGACTCCCGCCGCCGGCGTCGCGTACACGGCCGCGGGAGGGCTGTCCGTCGTTCTCGAGTACGGAATCCCGGCCATTCAACACCGTAACCGGCTCCTGGCAAACGACTTGCGGGAGAGGCTGACGGATCTGGGCTACAGGCTCCACCAGGCCGCCGATCCGGCGGCGCGATCCGCCCTCGTCCTTGTCGAGCATGACGGAGATGCGGCCGCCGCCGTGCGTCACCTGGCCTCGCGCGACGTGGTTGTCGACCATCGCGGCCCGCTCGTTCGCTTCTCCCCCCACTTCTACAACACGCTCGAGGACAACGAACGCGCCGTGGCGGCGCTGGCCGAGATCTGA
- a CDS encoding sodium:solute symporter family protein, which translates to MALTTLDWVVVCIYGTIVLAIGFGFARRASGSVEDYFIAGRSLPWWLAGTSIAATWFATDAPLATAALVRRQGVYGNWLWWYEAAGILMLTFFYARLWRRAGVLTDAEVIEIRYGGAPARALRGFSAVYQGLLKNAVVMGWVMLAMVKFSRVLLGWDPAVTLAVCVGLALAYTVASGLWGVVVTDLLQFVAGMLGAMTLAGIVLTRFGGPAAMADAVRDVPAAPPGALDLVPSAGTASSLEIVSFLCLIGILWLRSGQGDGYVAQRLFATRDERQAVKASLWFAFAGTVLLTWPWIVVGLGSLLVFPPTAMDPALAADPELAYPMMIRELMPAGLRGLMVATFLAAFMSTMDTHLCWGASYMVNDVYRRFLRKDRSERHYVAASRIMVVLLAVVAAGVAWQMDSIQRGWIYIIELTAGVALVWLLRWYWWRVNAWAEIAAMAGSVLLANGRVLVGVLEPVLPAAAIRAADGFYAPEMDLIRAVVILVACTALWLAVVLITRPEADEVLDRFYRRVHPGGWWHHVAARTGVRSADPPASRMWPGFLLGALFVYASLLGIGYVLTGRAVVGALLIAVSLAAGAITVRIAHADTSPAAPSRTSP; encoded by the coding sequence ATGGCGCTGACCACGCTCGACTGGGTTGTCGTCTGCATCTACGGCACGATCGTCCTCGCCATCGGGTTCGGGTTCGCCAGGCGGGCAAGCGGCAGCGTCGAGGACTATTTCATCGCCGGCCGCTCGCTCCCCTGGTGGCTCGCGGGCACGTCCATCGCGGCGACGTGGTTCGCGACGGACGCCCCGCTCGCGACAGCCGCCCTCGTACGCCGGCAGGGCGTGTACGGCAACTGGCTCTGGTGGTACGAGGCGGCGGGGATCCTCATGCTGACCTTCTTCTACGCGCGTCTGTGGCGGCGCGCGGGCGTCCTCACCGACGCCGAGGTCATCGAGATCCGCTACGGCGGGGCGCCGGCCCGGGCACTGCGGGGCTTCTCCGCCGTCTACCAGGGCCTCCTCAAGAACGCCGTCGTCATGGGCTGGGTCATGCTGGCGATGGTGAAGTTCAGCCGGGTGCTCCTCGGCTGGGACCCCGCCGTGACCCTGGCCGTGTGCGTCGGACTCGCGCTCGCCTACACGGTCGCGTCGGGGCTCTGGGGCGTCGTCGTGACCGACCTCCTCCAGTTCGTCGCCGGCATGCTCGGGGCGATGACCCTGGCGGGGATCGTACTCACGCGCTTCGGCGGCCCGGCGGCGATGGCGGACGCCGTGCGCGACGTGCCGGCAGCCCCGCCCGGCGCCCTCGATCTCGTGCCGTCGGCCGGAACCGCGTCCTCGCTCGAGATCGTCTCCTTCCTGTGCCTGATCGGCATCCTGTGGCTGAGGAGCGGACAGGGCGACGGCTACGTGGCGCAGCGCCTGTTCGCGACGCGGGACGAGCGGCAGGCCGTGAAGGCCTCGCTGTGGTTTGCCTTCGCGGGGACCGTGCTCCTCACCTGGCCCTGGATCGTGGTGGGACTCGGGTCGCTTCTCGTCTTCCCGCCGACAGCCATGGATCCGGCGCTCGCCGCGGATCCCGAACTCGCCTACCCGATGATGATCCGAGAACTCATGCCGGCCGGACTCCGGGGGCTGATGGTCGCCACCTTCCTGGCCGCGTTCATGAGCACGATGGACACGCACCTGTGCTGGGGAGCGTCGTACATGGTGAACGACGTCTACCGCCGCTTTCTGAGGAAGGACCGCTCCGAGCGGCACTACGTGGCGGCGTCGCGAATCATGGTCGTGCTGCTCGCGGTGGTCGCCGCTGGCGTCGCCTGGCAGATGGACTCGATCCAGCGGGGGTGGATCTACATCATCGAACTCACGGCGGGGGTCGCGCTCGTCTGGCTCCTGCGCTGGTACTGGTGGCGGGTGAACGCGTGGGCCGAGATCGCCGCCATGGCGGGCTCGGTGCTCCTGGCCAACGGCCGCGTCCTGGTCGGCGTTCTCGAGCCCGTGCTGCCCGCGGCGGCGATACGGGCCGCGGACGGGTTCTACGCGCCGGAGATGGACCTCATCCGGGCGGTCGTCATCCTAGTCGCCTGCACCGCGCTCTGGCTCGCCGTCGTGCTCATCACGCGGCCCGAGGCGGACGAAGTGCTGGACCGTTTCTACCGCCGCGTGCACCCGGGCGGATGGTGGCACCATGTGGCCGCGCGCACCGGCGTCCGCTCCGCCGACCCGCCCGCGAGCCGCATGTGGCCGGGCTTCCTCCTCGGCGCGCTCTTCGTCTACGCGAGCCTGCTCGGCATCGGCTACGTGCTCACGGGCCGGGCCGTCGTGGGCGCGCTCCTGATCGCCGTGTCGCTGGCGGCCGGTGCCATCACGGTGCGCATCGCGCACGCGGACACCTCCCCCGCAGCGCCCTCGCGGACTTCGCCATGA
- a CDS encoding PIG-L family deacetylase, whose translation MIAHRQPGLGAALSVAAVATLAGVTAAAAQSGSAGRAPDRVLAFPAPVGEERLDVDRGAMGAWHRIRKLATTASLLHVTAHPDDEHAGMLTLASRGWGARTALLSLNRGEAGANAIGPELFDALGLIRTRELVLSGRYYGLDDLYFTTAVDYGYSKSVDEAFRSWDREAVLEDMVRVIRLNRPLVVVSRFHGSARDGHGHHHAAGLLTPEAVAGAADPARFPRQISEEGLRPWRVLRTFRGGVRVDEPYDVEVDATGMSPWLGDTYQRWASRGLGLQRSQTAGRVRTGGGRYFYEQLGGAGDGAAAAAGIAESFFAGLDATLRGLPALLDEPASPEADSLLAELDRLIGAVAETFDFRDPGRAVADLARGLGWIRAAIAALPDSPETRFHLTLKERQFEEALLAASGTTVSAELARGPGVGGEAVLAPGQTAAVQVRVEPPASAESGGVTAWIVSRDGETLAPPDRVVPRPDGSTEALEVRVPATPAAPYFGRGDVSENHYQVSDSADLHLPWRRPALAAGVELAIAGHVIAHTVPVTAPVARLPYGAVTRRVETLPVLSVSLAPDVGIVPVGGAGGDDDAGGGGGSPAAPPAAPMEVRARVVANAAPLSATVRLELPEGWTTAPGTPGVVEHDFRTPGEIVDAAFVVTPPAGWRGEAEIAAVARARGVDYRRGYRTSEHRDLPLARLWRPARIPVRSVPVTRLDGVRVGYVMGVGDEVPAGIEALGATVELLDEAALAELDPAAGADSADEPGFHAIVVGTRAYAVREDLIEHNRRLLEYARRGGHLIVLYQTQEYVPSEMAPYPASLPRGAEEVSEEDAPVRLLRPDHPLMTAPNRIAEADFDGWIEQRGSKFFTEWDPAYTPLVETHDTGQAPQEGVWLTAPVGEGRYTYLALALHRQLPYGVPGAYRILSNVISWR comes from the coding sequence ATGATCGCTCACAGGCAACCCGGACTCGGCGCCGCCCTTTCGGTGGCGGCGGTGGCGACCCTCGCGGGGGTGACCGCGGCGGCGGCGCAGTCGGGCTCCGCCGGGCGGGCGCCGGATCGCGTCCTCGCCTTCCCGGCCCCGGTGGGAGAGGAACGGCTGGACGTGGACCGCGGGGCCATGGGGGCCTGGCACCGCATCCGCAAACTCGCCACGACCGCGAGCCTGCTCCACGTCACGGCGCACCCGGACGACGAACACGCCGGCATGCTCACGCTGGCCAGCCGGGGATGGGGCGCCCGGACGGCTCTCCTCAGCCTCAACCGCGGCGAGGCGGGCGCGAACGCGATCGGCCCTGAACTCTTCGACGCCCTCGGCCTGATCCGGACGCGCGAACTCGTCCTCTCCGGCCGCTACTACGGCCTGGACGACCTCTACTTCACGACGGCGGTCGACTACGGCTATTCGAAGTCGGTGGACGAAGCCTTCCGCAGCTGGGACCGGGAGGCGGTGCTCGAGGACATGGTCCGCGTCATCCGCCTCAACCGGCCACTCGTCGTCGTGAGCCGCTTTCACGGGTCGGCGCGCGACGGGCACGGCCACCACCACGCGGCGGGGCTGCTGACGCCGGAAGCCGTGGCCGGGGCGGCGGACCCGGCGCGCTTCCCGCGCCAGATCTCCGAAGAGGGGCTCCGGCCCTGGCGGGTCCTCCGCACCTTCCGCGGGGGCGTTCGCGTCGACGAGCCGTATGACGTGGAGGTGGACGCGACCGGGATGAGCCCGTGGCTCGGCGATACGTACCAGCGCTGGGCCAGCCGGGGACTCGGCCTGCAGCGCTCCCAGACGGCGGGGCGCGTGCGAACGGGCGGGGGGCGCTATTTCTACGAACAACTCGGCGGAGCCGGCGACGGGGCGGCGGCGGCGGCGGGCATCGCGGAATCGTTCTTCGCGGGACTCGACGCGACGCTGAGAGGACTCCCCGCGCTCCTGGACGAGCCGGCCTCTCCCGAGGCGGATTCGCTGCTCGCCGAACTGGATCGTCTCATCGGCGCGGTGGCGGAGACGTTCGACTTCCGAGACCCGGGGCGCGCCGTCGCCGACCTGGCTCGCGGGCTGGGCTGGATCCGGGCCGCGATCGCGGCGCTGCCGGACTCTCCGGAGACGCGGTTTCACCTCACGCTGAAGGAGCGGCAGTTCGAGGAGGCCTTGCTGGCCGCGAGCGGGACGACCGTGTCCGCGGAGCTGGCGCGCGGCCCGGGAGTCGGCGGCGAGGCCGTCCTGGCGCCGGGTCAGACGGCCGCGGTCCAGGTCCGGGTCGAGCCGCCGGCGTCCGCGGAGAGCGGCGGAGTCACGGCCTGGATCGTGAGCCGCGACGGCGAGACCCTGGCGCCGCCGGACCGGGTCGTCCCGCGGCCGGACGGCTCGACGGAGGCGCTCGAAGTCCGGGTGCCGGCCACGCCGGCCGCACCGTACTTCGGACGCGGGGACGTGTCGGAGAACCACTACCAGGTATCGGACTCGGCGGACCTGCACCTCCCGTGGCGGCGTCCGGCGCTGGCGGCGGGCGTCGAACTCGCCATCGCGGGGCACGTCATCGCTCACACCGTGCCGGTGACGGCCCCCGTCGCGCGTCTGCCCTACGGCGCCGTGACACGGAGGGTGGAGACGCTGCCGGTCCTCTCCGTCTCTTTGGCGCCGGACGTGGGCATCGTGCCCGTCGGCGGCGCGGGCGGAGACGACGACGCGGGGGGTGGCGGCGGGTCGCCCGCGGCACCGCCCGCGGCGCCGATGGAGGTGCGCGCGCGGGTGGTGGCGAACGCGGCGCCCCTCTCCGCCACGGTCCGTCTCGAGCTGCCGGAGGGATGGACCACGGCCCCGGGCACTCCCGGCGTCGTGGAGCACGACTTCCGCACTCCGGGCGAGATCGTGGACGCGGCCTTCGTCGTCACGCCTCCGGCCGGATGGCGAGGCGAAGCGGAGATCGCGGCCGTGGCCCGCGCGCGGGGCGTGGATTATCGCCGCGGATACCGGACCAGCGAGCACCGCGATCTGCCGCTCGCGCGGCTGTGGCGCCCCGCCCGCATTCCGGTGCGGTCCGTTCCCGTCACCCGCCTGGACGGCGTCCGCGTTGGCTACGTGATGGGCGTCGGCGATGAAGTCCCGGCGGGGATCGAGGCGCTCGGCGCCACGGTCGAACTCCTGGACGAAGCAGCCCTCGCGGAACTGGATCCGGCCGCCGGCGCAGATTCCGCCGACGAGCCGGGGTTCCACGCGATCGTCGTGGGCACGCGCGCCTACGCCGTGCGCGAAGACCTCATCGAGCACAACCGGCGTCTCCTCGAGTACGCCCGCCGGGGCGGCCACCTCATCGTCCTCTACCAGACCCAGGAGTACGTGCCCTCTGAGATGGCGCCGTATCCCGCGTCCCTTCCGCGGGGAGCGGAAGAAGTGTCGGAGGAGGATGCGCCCGTCCGCCTGCTCCGGCCCGACCACCCCTTGATGACGGCGCCCAACCGCATCGCCGAAGCCGATTTCGACGGGTGGATCGAGCAGCGCGGCTCCAAGTTCTTCACCGAGTGGGATCCGGCCTACACGCCGCTCGTGGAGACGCACGACACGGGCCAGGCCCCGCAGGAGGGCGTGTGGCTCACCGCTCCGGTGGGCGAGGGGCGCTACACCTACCTCGCGCTCGCCCTTCACCGGCAACTGCCGTACGGCGTGCCGGGCGCCTACCGTATCCTCTCCAACGTCATTTCATGGCGCTGA
- a CDS encoding NifU N-terminal domain-containing protein, with translation MTDPDIQITVEGTPNPHAAKFVLDRAIPGEGSRSYFDPESAAEDPLAARLFDVDGVRALLIVENFITVTKTAALGWPDLLDEIEEAILKAFHTLQ, from the coding sequence ATGACAGATCCCGACATCCAGATCACGGTCGAGGGGACCCCGAACCCGCACGCGGCGAAGTTCGTGCTGGACCGGGCCATCCCCGGCGAAGGGAGCCGCAGCTATTTCGATCCCGAGTCCGCCGCCGAGGACCCGCTGGCGGCGCGCCTGTTCGACGTGGACGGAGTCCGGGCCCTGCTCATCGTCGAGAACTTCATCACCGTGACGAAGACCGCCGCGCTCGGTTGGCCGGACCTGCTGGACGAGATCGAGGAAGCGATCCTGAAAGCGTTTCACACCCTCCAGTAA